GAATGGCTCGGGAGAACGTGCCAGACCTGGACAGCCTTCAGCAACCCAGCATCCCCTCATCCACAACTCACCCAAACAGCCCGAAGAAAGGTCCCCACCCAGACCCCACCCGCCCACGTTCCACACAGGTgccacctgatccgctgagtctagtttagtttagagtttcgttcagagatacagcgcggaaacaggccctttcggcccaccgggtccactatcctacacccactggggacaatgtttacatttacaccaagccaattaacctacagacctgcacgtctttggagtgtgggaggaaaccgaagatctcggagaaaacccacgcaggtcacggggagaacgtacaaactccgtacagacagcacccgtagtcgggatggaacccgggtctctggcgctgcattcgctgtaaggcagcaactctaccgctgcgccaccgtgactgcccactccagcattttgtgtccttttttgtactcCTAACACTAACCTTAACccaaaggcagcacggtggcgcagcggtagagttgctgcctcacagcgccggagacccgggttccatcccgactaggggtgccgtctgtacgtagtttttacgttctccccgtgacctgcgtgggttttctccgagatcttcgggcctacagtatccgggcctacactgtccgggcctacactgtccgggactacactgtccgggactacactgtccgggcctacagtgtccgggcctacactgtccgggcctacactgtccgggcctacactgtccgggcctacactgtccgggcctacactgtccgggcctacagtgtccgggcctacagtgtccgggcctacagtgtccgggcctacagtgtccgggcctacagtgtccgagccttcaGTgttcaggcctaatacgggacaagggtggtcccgtacgggtcaAACAAATTTACACgtccgtgctcgcgtgtccctggagagggagcacgcgTTGTCcacgggactctggaggccttccgtgaacgctggttgcCCTGGAGGGTCGAGTGTATTATGGATAAAGTTGACAAcattttaatctgataactgtTGGATTGTAAAGTGCCAATATTGGCAGTGTTGATTTTGTTACTGCTCTGCAtttgtgtttgtttgaataaaagctctttgtatttaaaaaaaaagaggaaactggtgcgatcacagggagagggtgcaaactccacacagacagcacctgctgaGGTCagtatggaacccgggtctctggcactgcaaggcagcagttctacccgctgccccaccgtgccgcccaaatgttcTCCTACAcggtatgatttgatttgactgcaTATCATGCAAAGCAAAGGTTTTTGACTATATCTTGGGAcccatctcccaatctacctcatctggggtcttgcactttaaaaaatctgcactttctctgcaaatGTGACGATACAACGCTGGAACACTTATTATTGAATTGTGGTCGTTTTTTTCTTTTGACACTAccagtttaggtttagagatacagcgcggaaacaggcccttcggcccaccgggtccacgctgaccagcgatccatgcacgctaacactatcctacacccactagggacaatttttacatttataccaagccaattaacctacaaacctgcacgtctttggagtgtgggaggagacctgaagatctcggagaaaacccacgcaggtcacggggagaacgtacaaactccgtacagacagcacccgtagttgggatggaacccgggtctccggcgctgcattcgctgtaaggcagcaactcgggttttttccgagatcttcggtttcctctctcactccaaagacgtacaggtttgtaggttaatcggcttggtaaatgtaaacattgtctctagtgggtgtaggatagtgttagtgtgcggggatcgctggtcggcgcggacacggtgggccaaaggggcctgtttccgcactgtatctctggactaaattaaaccaaactatacACTAAACTTATGGTTGTCCTGGACAGCAGGCAATACAACATTTCCCACTCTGTCCATATCGTCACCACAACATGTTCAGTATATCAGACGTGACAAGAATAGACCACTGTTGATCGATTGATACTTTGAtcatcacagtgagattctttgctttgcCGACCAGCAAGCAATGTAAGCGATGGATAATGAACGGTCTGCTGCTTACCTCAGGAGAGGGGAACTGAAGGGGTGCTTTGCCATCCACAGTCCTGGTCAGCAGCTTGTTCCCCAGGATGGTTTTCAGGTGCTGGGCCATGACGGTCTGCTGCTCCAAGTTGCAGTGGTTCTCCATGGACAGGATGAGAGGGAACTCTGAGGCCtggaatcacacacacacacacacaccgcaccagGTCAACATTGGCACCAGACcactctgcctgcctgcctgcagtACAGGGAGGGGGGCATTGCTTCACCGAGGGcaaagaggacaatagacaataggtgcaggaggaggccattcgacccttcaagccagcaccgccattcaatgtgatcatggctgatcatccacaatcagtaccctgttcctaccttctccccataccccctgactccgctatccttaagagctctatctagctctctctcttgaatgcattcagagaattggcctccactgccctctgaggcagagaattccacagattcacaactccctgactgaaaatgtttttcctcatctccgttgtaaatggccgaccccttattcttaaactgtggcccctggttctggactcccccaacattgggaacatgtttcctgcctctaacgtgtccaacccttaataatcttatacgtttccataagatcccctctcatccttctaaattccagtgtatacaagcctagtcgctccagtctttcaacgtatgacagtcccgccattccgggaattaacctagtgaacctacgctgcgcgccctcaatagcaagaatatccttcctcaaatttggagaccaaaactgcacacagtactccaggtgcggtctcactagggccctgtacaactgcagaaggacctctttgctcctatactcaactcctcttgttatgaaggccaatacgTCAGTCTGaccaagggtccccacccaaaacatcccctTCCCACGttctctacaaatgctgcctgacccgctgagtcagaatggcctcctcctgcaccttttctatgtttctatgaacacaaCAGATTTTTGCATTGTCGGGTAGTCTTGCCATCTCTGGGATTAATGTCAATGTGTTGGAAGCAATTCAAGGGAGATATACCGGGCTTAAACATGGGATGTGTGGGCAATGTACGAGGTAAGAGGGTACAGCTTTGAGGGCTCAACTTTAGAGGGGGAAAGCTTCAAGGAGACTTGTGGGAAaaggttttgttttacacagtggggggcctggaacgtgctctgCCAAGGTGGTGGCTGAGGCAGATGTGATAATGATGTTTACCAGGGTTTTCGATCGGCacggggaatggaggaatatggatcatgtgcaggctgggGAGATCAGCTTACTTCAGCATTATGTTGggcacggacatagtgggccgaagggcctgttcccgtgctgtactgtgctgtgttcTATGAACGGTTGGACAGTCCAGGCTTGTACCTCATAgagtgtcacagagtgatacagtgtggaaacaggcccttcggcccaactcgcccacaccggccaacaatgtcccagctacacctgtcccacctgcctgcgctcgatccatatccctccaaacctgtcctatccatgtacctgtccaactgtttcttaaacgatgggatagtcccagcctcaactacctcctctggcagcttgttccatacacccaccaccctctgtgtgaaaaagctacccctcggattcctattaaatcttttccccttcacctcaaacctatgtcctctggtcctcgattccctactctgggcaagagactctgtgcatctacccgatctattcctctcatgattttgtacacatctataagatctcccctcatcctcctgcgctccgtggaatagagacccagcctgctcaacctctcctgtagctcacaccctctagtcctggcaatatcctcgtaaatctgctctgtaccgtttccaacttgacaacatatttcctataacacggtgcccagaactgaacataatactctaaatgcagcctcaccaacatcttatacaactgcaacatgacctcccaacttctatactcaatactctgtatACAAAACTCTGCTGGAGTTTGGAGGAGTAAGAGGGCAATTGGTTTAAAATATCCTAAAGGCTTTCAGCAGCAGAGAGTTACGTGACAGAGATGAGGggaattgtgttttgctcagggctCAAGGGTCTTCAGACCGAACTGCCTCAACAGAGGGTGAAAGCTGAATGGTTGGATACTGTGATGAGCAGGGCGGGTAGATTCTTGACAAGCAAGCCTTTGACTTTGCTCTGCAGAGTTTActgagcattttctgattttattcgagagggtttgagtacaggagtaaagaggtccttctgcagttgtacagggccctggtgagaccacatctggagtactgtgtgcagttttggtctcctaatttgaggaaggacatccttactattgaggcagtgcagcgtaggttcaccaggttaatccccggggtggcgggactgtcatatcaggaaagatcggaaagactggccttgtacacactggagtttagatggatgagaggggatcttatagaaatgtataaaattataaaagggctggacaagctagatgcaggaaaaatgttcccaatgttgggggagtccagaaccaggggccacagtctgagaataaaggggaggccatttaaaactgaggtgagaagaaactttttcacccagagagttgtgaatttgtggagttctctgccacagagggcagtggagaccaaatcactggatggatttaagagagagttagatagagctctaggggctagcggaatcaagggatatggggagaaggcaggcacgggttactgattgtggatgatcagccatgatcacaatgaacggcggtgctggctcgaagggccaaatggcctcctcctgcacctatttcctatttttctatgttcctatttcATTTTGGTTTCCACCTGACCCACTTTGTGGCCCAGTTCCCCGAcactaccccactctccccatcaatTTTCAAGTCCAGTTtcacttcacgctacctcggcaaggccagcagcataatcaaggaccagtctcacccccctcttctcccctcccccatcgggcaagaggtacagaagtgtggaaacacacacctccagattcaggggcagtttcttcccggctgttatcaggcaactgaaccatcctaccaccagctagagagcagtccggtcctgacctcccatctacctctttggagaccctcggactatctttaatcggactctacTGGAGTTTACTTTGCACTggatgttattccttttatcccgcatctgtacactgtggacggctcgagtgTAATCGTGGGtagtgtttctgctgactggttagcacgcaacataaaagcttttcactgtacctcgctcggtaaactaaaccaaactgaactgaactaaactaagggaggaggggaggaagggagggggaaggggaggagggagggagggggagtgggggaagggaggagggaggggggagtgggggaagggaggagggaggggggagtgggggaagggaggagggaggagggaggggggagtgggggaagggaggagggaaggaggagggagggggagtgggggaagggaggagggagggagggggagtgagggaagggaggggggagtgggggaatggaggagggaggggggagtgggggaagggaggagggagggggagtgggggaagggaagagggagggggaggggaggagggagggagaggggagagggagggggaaggggggagtgggggaggggaggaggagtggggaaggggaggagggagggagaggggaggagggagggagaggggagagggagggagaggggagagggaggaggaaggggggagtgggggaggggaggagggagggggagggaaggagggagggggagggagaggggaggggaggggaggaggagtgggggaggggaggggaggaggaaggggggagtgggggaggggaggagggagggggaggggaggagggagggagaggggaggagggagggagaggggagagggaggggggagtggggaaggggaggggagggggaggagggaggggaggggaggagggagggggaggggaggagggagggagagggagggagagggaggggggagggagtgggggagggagtgggggaggagagggttgggcacaatgggtccacttggtgaagtctgacaataaaacacttgattgTTGAGCTACACTAAGCAAGGAGGCGTTGCAACTTACAAAGAGTGTTGTAACTCAGTGCGTCTCACCTTGAAGGCGTAGGTATCGATGGCCTGGATGACATCCTTGAAGAGTATCTTTGAGGTCAAGGTGTACCCGTGATAGATGACCGGCTCTCCATTCTTCCCATCCCAGCAGTCCAGCTCCACACAGCGGCAGCCTCTGTTCAGCGCACTGTTGGAGAGAGCACAGTGTCTCAGCTGACCACCGGCCTTATCACAACAGGGGAAGGGGCAATGAAACACCGCACGtgggtggcacggcggcacagcgggtagagctgctgccttacagcgccaacagacccgtgtttgatcctgacctcagtgtgcaaactccacacagacagcacccgaggcagggttgccaaccatcccgtatattggggtaAATTGGTCTGTCTGTCCCTTGTGGGACTGCCCTTGGCCTGtattagaagccaattaatctgctatgtgggaggaaaccagagcacctggagaatacccacgcagtaacagggagtacgtacaaactccacactcccggggggcgctgtaggcccagacagtgtaggcccgggggggggggggtggggggcgctgtaggcccggacactgtaggcccggacactgtaggcccggacagtgtaggcccggacagtgtaggcccggactctgtaggcccagggggcgttgtaggcccagacactgtaggcccggacactgtaggcccggacagtgtaggcccggacagtgtaggcccggagactgtaggcccggggggggcggggggcgcggtaggcccggacactgtaggtccggacagtgtaggcccggacagtgtaggcccggactctgtaggcccagggggcgttgtaggcccggacactgtaggcccggacactgtagaaatatagaacatatgaatgaaacatatgcaaaaagtaacgatgatcaaggggaggtggagcccacaatggtccagtgtTGGCTGCTGGCtacgtgataacgagttataccgacagtgaaactcagcaggacgacagtgaaactagtacgacgactaggggtggtcatggtggcgcagcggtagagttgccgccttacagcgaatgcagcgccggagacccgggttccatcccgaccacgggtgctctctgtacggagtttgtacgttctcctcgtgacctgcgtgggttttctccgagatcttcggtttcctcccacactccaaagacgtgcaggtttgtaggataattggcttggtgtatgtgtaaattgtccccagtgtgtgtaggatggtgttaatgtgaggggatcgctgggcggcgcggacccggtgggccgaagggcctgtttccgcgctgtatctctaaactaaacttaactaaactagggtgggaggggggggggggggggggagagagagagagagagagagagagagagagagagagagagagagagagagagagagagagagagagagggcttgttgaagttagagaaactaaTGCGGACGAGCTGGAAGGCTTCATCCCGTACCTGATGTAGGCCTCGATGCTGCTGGGCCCCTCCAGCTGATCCTTGGTCAGGTAGGTGTTATGCGAGGATGAGATGTAGTATTGATTGAGGGGCTTGGTCATGTCTTGGTAAACGTTGCTGTGGTCGTGGGTGAAAACGGCCGCTTCCGGCGACATGAGGAAGAACAGGAAGCCGTCCTTGGTCATGGAGAAATCACTCCTCGCTGGCAACAAAAACAAGTCAcagttagatttagagatacagcgcggaaacaggcccttcggcccaccgggtccacgccgcccagcgatccccgcacattaacactatcctacacacacaatttctacatattacccagtcaattaacctacaaacctgcacgtctttggagtgtgggaggaaaccgaagatctgggagaaaacccacgcaggtcacggggagaacgtacaaactccgtacagacagcacccatagtcgggatggatccggcgctgcattcgctgcaagttggcaattccaccgctgcgccaccgtgacgccatcAGTTACTGACGTTCACGCCACACCCACAACCTGTTTAcgatatttccaccagtgggagagtccaggactaatgGCCACAGCCTCGAAATTAAAACACCTCACTTTGGGAAggcttgtcaagctggaaagggtacagagaagattcacgaggatgttgccaggactagagggtctgagatatagggagaggttgagtaggctgggtctctattccatggagcgcagggggatgaggggagatcttatagaggtgtacaaaatcatgagaggaatagatcgggtagatgcacagagtctcttgcccagagtaggggaatcgaggaccagaggacataggctcaaggtgaaggggaaaagatttaataggaatccgaggggtaactttttcacacagagggtggtgggtgtatggaacaagctgccagaggaggtagttgaggctgggactatcccaacgtttaagaaacagttggacaggtacatggatagaacaggtttggagggaaatgggccaagcgcaggcaagtgggactagggtagctgggacattgttggccggtgtgggcgagttgggccgaagggcctgtttccacactgtatcgctctatgactatgactaaaggaaacagcctcagaattaaaatacgttactttaggaaggagattccatcacagtgaggaatgtggagtcactgtggtggatgttcatgttaaaatgtattttgtgtgtcctgttggtaTGACTGTCCGGCAAATGGAGTCcctcgtacgttgcaaaacatagttggctaataaagtatggttgTGATTATGATGATTCACTGTTGACTTGACGattccagacagcacccaagcaCTGTAtctcgtgacaacaataaacctatgcCAATCCCAACCGGAGTTTGACACCACTTCAAAATGGCAGTCGGGCCTTACCTTCGGCGTTCACCTCGTAGTCCTTGATGAGCTTTGCCGCGTGCTCCTGGGTGACGTTCTCCCGCTGCTCCTTCCTCAGGAACTCCACTAGCTTCTCCGTGCTCATCAGGCGATCCTTGTTGCTGTAGGTGCTAAAGATGGTGCTGACCTCCTCCCGCTCCGTCACCAGCTTGTAGAAGTCCTCGATCTCCTTGCCATGGAGGCTCCCGTCCTTCGACTTGTCGCACTTCTGCCGGGCCAGATTCGAccatcagaggtgatggggagagggcaggagaatgggagatagatcggccatgattgaatggcggagtaaataaAGGGGCGAATAAAGAAATATAATATTATTAGTagtagtagacgatgggccgaatggcctaattcttctcctatcacctatgaatttTTGCTAGCTACTATGACGGGTTAAACCAATCTCATTagcagatacaaagtgctggagtaactcagcgggtcagactgcatcttagtagaacatagacaatagcagcaggaggaggccattcggcccctcgaaccagcaccaccattcaatgtgatcatggctgatcattctcaatcagttcctgccttctccccataccccctgactccactatccttaagagctctatctagctctctcttgaatgcattcagagaattggcctccactgccttctgaggcagagaattccacagattcacaactctctgactgaaaaagtttttcctcatctccgttctaaatggcctaccccttattcttaaactatggccccttgttctggactcccccaacattgggaacatgtttcctgcctctaacgtgtccaaccccttaataatcttatacgtttcgataagatcccctctcatccttctaaattccagtgtgtacatgtTTTGTTTATGGAgctacatcgtggaaacaggcccttcggcccaccgaatttgCGCTGATCAGCGCAAAGAAAGCGTAAGGAaagaaactcaatgctagcatttgtttcgagagggcttgtgtacaaaaacaggctccacaaagagctggtcaggccacatttagaatattgtgagcaatgttgggccccatatctgaggaaggatgtgctggctctggagaggatccagaggtttacaagaacaatcccaggaatgtgtaggttaacatatgatgagcgtttgttggcactgggcctgtgttcgctggagtttagaaggatgaggggggacctcattgaaacgtacagaatagtgagcggcctggatagagtggatgtggagaggatgtttccatcagtgggagagtctaggaccagaggaccagagggcacagcctcagacattcttttaggaaggagatgaggaggaatttctttagttagagtgtggtgaatccgtggaattctttccactgaaggctgtggaggtcaagtcagtggatatttttaaggcagagacagataagattcttgatttgtacaggtatcagaggttatggggttaggagggagagataaatcagccacgattgaatggtggggtggacttgatgggccgaagggcccaattctgctcctgtcacttatgacctgtatactagttctatcctacgcaccagggcaTAATTTCACAGAGGACAATTATCCTCCaaccctgcaagtctttggagtgtgggaggaagtgtgggaggaaaccagagcacccggagaaaacccacacagtcacagggagaaagtgcaaactctatacagacagc
This portion of the Rhinoraja longicauda isolate Sanriku21f chromosome 2, sRhiLon1.1, whole genome shotgun sequence genome encodes:
- the LOC144607395 gene encoding 1-phosphatidylinositol 4,5-bisphosphate phosphodiesterase delta-1-like, with protein sequence MQCVRKPRRTEQEDKQLTEASLRETRSNLARLGFIEDEDVKAMLRGSNMQKIKSSSWMKSRFYKLQEDCRTVWYDSQKILKSARSQIFSIDDIQEVRPGHQSEGMQRYAMEIPTDRCFTIIFKGRKKNLDLVASDAKDARHWVDGLNKLKKRDSSMNKQERLDQWFQIHLQKADMDKDNKMTVDEVKHFMQLMNIHVDDMYAKDLFKKCDKSKDGSLHGKEIEDFYKLVTEREEVSTIFSTYSNKDRLMSTEKLVEFLRKEQRENVTQEHAAKLIKDYEVNAEARSDFSMTKDGFLFFLMSPEAAVFTHDHSNVYQDMTKPLNQYYISSSHNTYLTKDQLEGPSSIEAYISALNRGCRCVELDCWDGKNGEPVIYHGYTLTSKILFKDVIQAIDTYAFKASEFPLILSMENHCNLEQQTVMAQHLKTILGNKLLTRTVDGKAPLQFPSPEVSSRPFIIHRLHCLLVGKAKNLTVMIKVSIDQQWSILVTSDILNMLW